In one Sphingobacterium daejeonense genomic region, the following are encoded:
- a CDS encoding RelA/SpoT domain-containing protein, with product MDIKREYNELINDYEEFLNEISRLIERLLNSKNIPIAFEINKRVKTFESIQEKIYSNKFRKGRSLKELNDLIGLRIVVLFPEYKDKVINLLESNFIIIKKYNSNITF from the coding sequence ATGGATATTAAAAGAGAATATAATGAATTAATTAATGATTATGAGGAGTTTTTAAATGAAATCAGTAGATTAATTGAAAGACTTTTAAATTCTAAAAATATACCAATAGCTTTTGAGATTAATAAAAGAGTTAAAACTTTTGAGTCAATTCAAGAGAAAATTTATTCCAATAAATTTCGAAAGGGTAGATCCTTAAAAGAATTAAATGATTTAATAGGATTAAGGATTGTTGTATTATTTCCTGAATATAAAGATAAAGTAATAAATTTATTAGAATCAAACTTTATTATTATAAAAAAGTATAATTCAAATATCACTTTTTAA
- a CDS encoding HmuY family protein, with protein sequence MRVKYFKRLCNGSLVLFMLLGACSKEEKPSIPDKPIQEEKIVRNLKADYATKPFFKFSTGEVVKKIGADNWDICFEHAQLKINGGTMANPVRSGNAKAMIANVPYHTIKDIPSLSGLKQDVGRNDFALGYRSGGKTWYYMDDNMFYTPYSEKTMIIQTADQKGFVKLQILSFYRDMPNLKGETYETMSTRTGYYTFRYQYIEKGQRFH encoded by the coding sequence ATGAGAGTTAAGTATTTTAAAAGGTTATGTAATGGTTCATTAGTCCTTTTCATGTTGTTGGGAGCTTGCAGCAAAGAAGAAAAACCATCCATTCCTGATAAACCCATTCAGGAAGAAAAAATTGTCAGAAATTTAAAAGCTGACTACGCTACCAAGCCATTCTTTAAATTCAGTACCGGAGAAGTCGTTAAAAAAATTGGAGCAGATAATTGGGACATCTGTTTTGAACATGCCCAATTGAAAATCAATGGTGGTACCATGGCCAATCCAGTCCGTAGCGGAAATGCTAAAGCAATGATCGCCAATGTTCCTTATCACACCATTAAGGATATCCCAAGTTTGAGTGGCCTTAAACAAGATGTAGGTAGAAATGACTTTGCATTAGGCTACCGAAGTGGAGGAAAGACTTGGTATTACATGGATGACAACATGTTTTACACCCCATATTCTGAAAAGACTATGATTATCCAAACGGCAGATCAAAAAGGATTTGTCAAATTACAAATTTTGAGTTTTTATAGGGACATGCCTAACCTAAAGGGCGAAACGTACGAAACCATGAGTACCAGAACTGGCTATTATACCTTTAGATACCAGTATATCGAAAAAGGACAGAGGTTTCATTAA
- a CDS encoding S8 family serine peptidase translates to MFPQKSSLITFVLPPADAKNIITVGNINKRNKPLWSVLDAVTADGRIKPELAVLAQEIPVIYGWSDSYNTADTPPILAGLLACLWEALPNKTAKELKSLLQSSASQGDNPDTKLGYGIPNFKKAYDTSK, encoded by the coding sequence ATGTTTCCTCAGAAATCAAGTTTGATCACATTTGTATTACCACCTGCAGACGCCAAAAATATTATCACTGTAGGAAATATCAACAAAAGAAACAAGCCACTTTGGTCTGTATTGGACGCCGTGACTGCCGACGGGCGTATCAAGCCTGAATTAGCTGTGTTAGCGCAAGAAATCCCCGTAATCTATGGTTGGAGTGATTCTTATAATACTGCTGATACTCCACCAATTCTTGCTGGTTTGCTGGCTTGCCTATGGGAGGCACTCCCAAATAAAACCGCTAAAGAATTAAAATCTCTACTACAGTCCTCAGCTAGTCAGGGTGATAATCCCGACACAAAGCTGGGATATGGTATTCCTAATTTCAAAAAAGCTTATGATACCTCAAAATAA
- a CDS encoding TonB-dependent receptor plug domain-containing protein, producing MTDAKELTITLSKSSEKIHEVYVLAQQNYDKSYETTLLEGAQLINSFESNPINSLRARVPGLQMNATAGGVTSGTGMVIRGMKSIVGGNQPLFVIDGMPIENETSGANQYGGQDWGNSLKELNIYDIDHIQVLKSAAASQKYGSRGMNGVIEILTKGQNINPGLSFDVNLGGSKGNVYGMPLLLSQEDINQINDSRLAWLSTASDNYYQSFEKSNSQVAQIAVNYSKAKNKFRLSYGADYNKGSFIRNTLDKNNLMFKGIRDWSPEVQTILGAIYNHSISRNAPSIGAQKFASLGRSFIEYPVDFATVTNNDPLESETAWYLYGQQAKKTAQTVRLFLNNSWKINEQLNFNISANYSDYNIETKEGANGYFERLLGSESLYHQQRAYNNQANEYTRDWMTKAELNYNKSIQKHQIHLSVGYDYWQTEGGIEGQSYLPLDKYPQRIKKGGEKVAIDTYLDPSKFSLANAFNIQHANNKSIHGAIASANYQYGPNIFVNIAARYDHVNTLSNLEKLGSLNKFYPSVGVSYLYAPLINKWLGFTEKTLNFAKIRANYAHIGNVTGLFHYQSAVTDDLELPYPSLKTVYKPYYTNSGSWGLRNYQTGFSYEYAKEYELGTDLSLYANRLNLHVTWYNRVIDNYLYDIVSPLEQMTTPLRDVHAKVRNRGWEIQLNAIPVQISNFSWSSTINFSANQNKFLAINSSSPSSLNQLGTQNDVSLVGSVNGNFGTLLSGFAQKTNDKGQPLLNSAMEYLPSGEAKQIGNTTAKWIAGFENKISFKNFQISGLLDFKVGGDIYSGTHGLLYQRGVLADTRFGRSKELGGIERKTAVRQIDPETGIQETVYKSTFDGIIPEGVFDQDVYLFGKNVSGLSFSQAQELIGKDELGEHVLQPVSASDYYAGFHDKAGVRDRSVFENSYIALREITLGYTMPTNLAQKWFHADLVQIGVVGRNLGYLYKSLPFNLNPDGSYNNRNAGSFEYAALLPVRTYGMFLKLNF from the coding sequence GTGACCGATGCAAAAGAGTTGACCATTACATTGTCTAAATCTTCAGAAAAAATCCATGAGGTTTATGTACTTGCACAACAGAACTATGATAAATCATATGAAACGACACTTTTAGAAGGTGCACAGTTAATCAATTCTTTTGAATCCAATCCTATAAACAGTTTGAGGGCTCGTGTGCCTGGCTTGCAAATGAATGCTACTGCTGGAGGTGTAACATCAGGAACTGGAATGGTAATCCGCGGAATGAAATCAATAGTAGGAGGTAACCAACCTCTATTTGTCATCGATGGAATGCCAATTGAAAATGAAACCTCCGGTGCAAACCAATATGGGGGGCAAGACTGGGGAAACAGTCTCAAGGAACTCAATATTTACGATATTGATCATATCCAAGTTTTAAAAAGTGCTGCTGCATCTCAGAAATATGGTTCCAGAGGAATGAACGGTGTAATAGAAATCCTTACTAAAGGACAAAACATCAATCCAGGTCTATCCTTTGATGTCAATTTAGGAGGAAGCAAGGGCAATGTGTATGGTATGCCTTTACTGCTGAGTCAGGAAGATATAAATCAGATCAATGACAGCAGACTAGCCTGGTTGTCTACTGCAAGTGATAATTATTACCAATCATTTGAAAAATCAAATTCTCAGGTAGCTCAAATTGCTGTTAATTACAGTAAAGCCAAGAACAAATTCAGGTTGTCTTATGGAGCTGATTATAACAAAGGTTCTTTCATCAGAAATACCCTGGATAAAAACAATTTAATGTTTAAAGGGATTCGAGATTGGTCTCCAGAAGTACAAACCATCCTAGGAGCGATTTATAATCACAGTATCTCACGCAATGCACCTAGTATCGGTGCCCAAAAATTTGCATCTCTAGGTCGAAGTTTTATTGAATACCCCGTGGATTTTGCAACGGTTACTAACAATGATCCCCTAGAAAGTGAAACAGCTTGGTATCTTTATGGCCAACAAGCAAAAAAGACTGCACAGACTGTACGGTTGTTCTTAAACAATTCTTGGAAAATAAATGAACAATTAAATTTTAATATATCAGCAAATTATTCTGATTATAATATTGAAACAAAGGAAGGTGCAAATGGGTATTTTGAAAGATTATTGGGTAGCGAAAGCTTATATCATCAGCAGCGAGCATATAATAACCAGGCCAATGAATATACAAGAGATTGGATGACAAAGGCTGAACTAAACTACAATAAATCCATTCAAAAACATCAGATCCATTTATCAGTAGGTTACGATTATTGGCAGACAGAAGGTGGAATAGAAGGACAATCATATTTGCCTTTAGATAAATATCCTCAAAGAATTAAAAAGGGTGGCGAAAAAGTGGCTATAGATACTTATTTAGATCCTTCAAAATTCAGCCTCGCGAATGCATTCAATATACAACATGCCAACAATAAAAGTATTCATGGTGCAATCGCATCAGCAAACTATCAATATGGCCCAAATATTTTTGTAAATATTGCTGCACGATACGATCATGTCAATACATTAAGCAACCTTGAAAAACTTGGCAGTTTAAATAAATTCTATCCTTCTGTTGGTGTTTCTTATTTATATGCACCATTAATAAATAAATGGTTGGGATTTACAGAAAAGACACTGAATTTCGCTAAAATACGTGCGAATTATGCACACATTGGAAATGTTACAGGATTATTCCATTATCAATCTGCTGTTACTGATGATCTAGAATTGCCCTATCCAAGTTTAAAAACGGTCTACAAACCCTATTATACGAACTCAGGATCATGGGGTCTCAGAAACTATCAGACAGGTTTTTCATATGAGTATGCAAAAGAGTATGAATTGGGCACAGACTTGAGTTTGTATGCTAACCGATTAAATTTGCATGTCACTTGGTACAATAGAGTGATTGATAATTATCTTTATGATATTGTGAGCCCATTAGAACAAATGACAACTCCGCTCCGAGATGTTCATGCAAAGGTTAGAAACAGAGGCTGGGAAATCCAATTGAACGCTATTCCTGTTCAGATATCAAATTTTTCATGGTCCAGTACCATTAATTTCTCAGCTAATCAAAACAAATTCTTAGCGATCAATTCTTCCTCGCCTTCAAGTCTAAATCAATTGGGTACTCAAAATGATGTCAGTTTGGTTGGTAGTGTGAACGGGAACTTTGGTACACTGTTGTCAGGATTCGCTCAAAAAACCAATGATAAGGGTCAGCCACTATTGAATTCTGCTATGGAATATTTGCCATCCGGCGAAGCTAAGCAAATTGGGAATACTACAGCTAAATGGATTGCAGGCTTTGAAAATAAAATTTCATTCAAGAACTTCCAAATTTCCGGATTATTGGACTTTAAAGTTGGAGGTGATATCTATTCAGGTACACACGGATTACTATATCAAAGAGGGGTATTAGCAGATACTAGATTCGGAAGATCCAAAGAATTGGGTGGCATCGAACGTAAAACGGCAGTTAGACAAATCGATCCAGAAACCGGAATCCAGGAGACTGTATACAAGTCAACTTTCGATGGAATAATTCCAGAAGGAGTTTTTGATCAGGATGTGTATTTATTTGGTAAAAATGTAAGCGGTCTATCTTTTTCCCAAGCCCAGGAATTAATTGGGAAAGATGAGCTAGGGGAGCATGTTCTGCAGCCAGTTTCCGCAAGTGATTATTATGCAGGATTTCATGATAAGGCTGGCGTACGCGATAGGTCTGTTTTCGAAAATAGTTATATCGCACTGCGAGAAATTACTCTGGGTTATACCATGCCTACCAATCTCGCTCAGAAATGGTTCCATGCTGATTTGGTACAGATTGGTGTGGTAGGAAGGAACCTTGGTTACCTCTACAAAAGCCTTCCATTTAATCTTAACCCAGATGGATCTTATAACAATAGGAATGCTGGGTCATTTGAATATGCAGCATTACTTCCTGTGAGAACATATGGAATGTTCCTTAAATTAAATTTTTAA
- a CDS encoding (d)CMP kinase produces MHIVPLGSLGEKICIIGPSSSGKSSLAKALGNKLDFKVLYLDQIAHLPNTNWQPREKELMRADHKEFISKNNKWIIEGNYSFLMKDRFTSATCIIWLDFKRIGSLIRFIMRGLQNSKDRAGNLEGAKEQITWDMLRQILYVAPKNRSKYAKLISESNAMLIHIKSMKELNKYYQEWELDKRFG; encoded by the coding sequence ATGCATATTGTACCGCTAGGATCCTTAGGTGAGAAAATTTGTATTATTGGACCAAGTTCTAGTGGGAAATCTTCATTAGCAAAAGCGTTAGGGAATAAATTGGACTTTAAAGTCCTTTATCTCGATCAAATTGCTCATTTACCAAATACAAACTGGCAACCTCGCGAAAAAGAACTCATGCGAGCCGACCATAAAGAGTTTATTAGCAAGAATAATAAATGGATAATCGAAGGAAATTATAGTTTTCTAATGAAAGATAGGTTTACTTCTGCAACCTGTATTATTTGGTTGGATTTTAAAAGAATCGGGTCCTTAATACGTTTTATAATGAGAGGCTTGCAAAATTCAAAGGATCGAGCAGGAAATCTAGAGGGTGCTAAAGAACAAATAACTTGGGATATGCTGCGTCAGATTTTATATGTGGCCCCTAAAAATAGGTCGAAATATGCAAAACTAATTAGTGAAAGCAATGCCATGCTAATCCATATTAAATCTATGAAAGAATTAAATAAATATTACCAAGAATGGGAATTGGATAAAAGGTTTGGCTAA
- a CDS encoding carbohydrate-binding family 9-like protein → MILKSLFSKFLYLGFSVLLPFYGLTQSTVANNSTTTIPFLSNSKIVIDGKLDDWKAPNKLFKIDQFVSPWSSPDFGKTEFMAFYDADWFYFSFEIEDKKIVEADFKKESDVALGDRGEIFITADSSLKEYYCFEISPTGKVLDYVAHYYRKFDYNWNLEELEIKSSKTSNGYILEGKMPMSFINSIDKSDGNTLSNLRFGVFRAEFNNLNPKDPTVNWISWIKPSTNKPDFHTPSAFQKITFEIK, encoded by the coding sequence ATGATTTTAAAAAGTTTATTTTCAAAATTCCTTTATTTAGGTTTTTCAGTTTTGTTGCCATTCTATGGCTTGACCCAATCTACTGTAGCAAATAATAGTACAACCACAATTCCGTTTCTATCAAATTCAAAAATTGTAATCGATGGCAAGCTGGATGATTGGAAAGCACCAAATAAACTCTTTAAGATTGATCAATTCGTATCACCTTGGTCAAGTCCAGATTTTGGGAAAACTGAGTTTATGGCATTCTATGATGCAGATTGGTTTTATTTCAGCTTTGAAATTGAAGATAAGAAAATAGTGGAAGCAGATTTCAAAAAAGAATCAGATGTGGCGTTAGGAGATAGAGGCGAGATCTTTATAACAGCGGATTCAAGTTTGAAAGAATATTATTGTTTTGAAATATCTCCAACAGGGAAGGTGCTCGATTATGTAGCTCATTATTATCGTAAGTTCGATTATAATTGGAATTTAGAAGAGCTTGAAATTAAAAGTTCAAAAACATCCAATGGTTATATTTTGGAAGGTAAAATGCCGATGTCTTTTATTAATAGCATTGATAAATCTGATGGTAATACTCTGTCAAATTTAAGATTCGGAGTATTTCGAGCAGAATTCAACAACCTCAATCCTAAAGATCCTACTGTTAATTGGATATCATGGATAAAACCCAGTACGAACAAACCAGACTTTCATACGCCATCAGCATTCCAGAAAATTACTTTTGAAATAAAATAG
- a CDS encoding AraC family transcriptional regulator encodes MIDVLLPHLELRPFIRGYIHNVIDFSLENLNNTYFFTPTHKKFIMLYLGSSVEVTFENKKKEKKKDMLIIGPQTTPVSLCFESNHRMIAIELQNIGQYYLLGGCPIHTLIDSHLEGDAVFGNPVKELIDKLIEINDLEIIKKELDQFFLKILNSNKLKTNRSDMLLNELPQNIPIAAMALAAGKSIRQLERLFKDRIGVSPNFFRKLRRFATAYKIKELNPNQTWTQIAYSCGYFDQMHLIKDFKTFLGHNPSYINQLLNQQYQEYTNYQIPQ; translated from the coding sequence ATGATTGACGTATTATTACCCCATTTAGAATTACGTCCTTTTATAAGAGGATATATTCATAACGTCATAGATTTTAGTTTGGAAAACCTAAACAACACATATTTTTTCACGCCGACTCATAAAAAATTTATCATGCTCTATTTAGGAAGTTCGGTTGAAGTAACCTTTGAAAACAAGAAAAAGGAAAAGAAAAAAGATATGTTGATTATAGGACCTCAAACTACACCTGTAAGCTTATGTTTTGAAAGTAATCATAGAATGATTGCGATAGAACTACAAAATATCGGTCAGTATTATTTATTGGGAGGCTGTCCTATTCATACCTTAATTGATAGTCATCTAGAAGGTGATGCGGTATTTGGAAATCCTGTAAAAGAACTCATTGATAAACTTATTGAAATCAATGACTTGGAAATAATAAAAAAGGAGCTTGATCAGTTTTTCTTAAAAATTCTTAATAGTAATAAACTCAAAACAAATCGATCTGACATGCTATTGAATGAATTGCCTCAAAACATTCCTATTGCTGCAATGGCTTTGGCGGCTGGGAAAAGTATAAGGCAACTAGAAAGATTATTTAAAGATAGAATAGGAGTGAGCCCCAACTTTTTCAGGAAACTAAGAAGATTTGCGACCGCTTATAAGATAAAGGAGCTCAATCCAAATCAAACATGGACCCAAATCGCATATTCATGTGGTTACTTTGACCAAATGCATCTGATTAAAGATTTTAAAACTTTCTTGGGACATAATCCTAGTTATATCAATCAATTGTTGAATCAACAATATCAAGAATATACTAATTATCAGATTCCACAATAA
- a CDS encoding VOC family protein, with product MVKLDPIIAVKDVLSSSRWYEELFGLKSKHGGSNFAVLQDESGETVICLHEWGSHNHPSMTDPTILPGNGLILYFKTTDFESIRGKAEEMEVQIIQDTHLNTNSNRLEFSIKDLDGYYISITEYHNYQG from the coding sequence ATGGTAAAATTAGATCCCATAATAGCTGTAAAAGATGTATTATCCAGTTCAAGGTGGTATGAGGAACTCTTTGGCTTAAAGAGTAAACATGGCGGAAGTAATTTCGCAGTGTTACAAGATGAATCTGGAGAAACTGTCATCTGTTTGCATGAATGGGGGAGCCATAATCATCCTTCTATGACGGATCCAACCATCCTTCCTGGCAATGGCTTAATATTATATTTCAAAACCACAGATTTTGAATCTATAAGAGGAAAAGCTGAAGAAATGGAAGTTCAAATTATTCAAGATACCCATCTAAATACCAATTCTAATAGGTTAGAATTTTCAATTAAGGATTTGGACGGATATTATATCAGCATTACTGAATATCATAATTACCAAGGGTAG
- a CDS encoding fimbrillin family protein encodes MTVEILIGNYKIGFKNKMNRINKNICLKWSMGFMAILMLTFSSCQKDTDAGTGTGDAKVMVQMDGVSFEQDNYDYGAKSSAANSSASGIVKDTSIVYDDFVVDVQMTNETDRSSRTVNNNTVYRAGNSNMAASTTVTTKLAPGIKYKLVAFNSDGTLNQIKEYTVGSEATTGPMSLDAGKNYTFVAYSFNGTTSLPDVSYKTTVKTFANAILPTVDKDLMVFVAKNRAISHGDTKLAIVLKHRFSMITTKLTMVAKMTGSIKSLVNTTIGPTHANATFNFTDETLTYGGTLTSRPSVAWPNLAVGLREVISTPTLLIAPMASNKTLVFGSIMIDDETKTNFTINNIRVNPGCKYNLNLNFRTCTEPVNLANDAMNWSYPVNGSYTGCITPSGEVKNGTLLSHTFNAPASNYGFTFDMTELDNAINVEVNGTRIFTDPALAIKENSQIQFQTYDNTANGEGIITRNIMFVGGDEYGLDRNGDKIHDVPEIWLIKGTATKPMIRISISKTGEVAMLGSKTSGGDLVQLILKNNMKFNTVPWNSTSPNVVKITQRVSNKTVVIGKGYGQRKIACPTT; translated from the coding sequence ATGACAGTAGAAATATTGATTGGTAATTATAAAATTGGATTTAAAAATAAAATGAATAGAATAAATAAAAATATTTGCCTAAAGTGGAGCATGGGCTTTATGGCGATTTTAATGCTGACATTCTCATCTTGTCAAAAAGATACAGATGCTGGCACTGGCACTGGGGATGCCAAAGTAATGGTTCAAATGGATGGTGTTTCTTTTGAACAAGACAATTATGATTACGGCGCTAAATCAAGTGCTGCAAATTCTTCAGCTTCGGGCATCGTTAAAGACACGTCTATTGTATATGATGATTTTGTAGTGGATGTTCAAATGACAAACGAAACTGACAGATCTAGCAGAACCGTAAATAATAATACAGTTTATAGAGCTGGTAACAGCAATATGGCTGCCTCTACTACTGTTACTACAAAATTAGCTCCTGGAATTAAATATAAATTAGTTGCATTTAATTCTGATGGTACTTTGAATCAAATAAAAGAATATACTGTTGGCAGTGAAGCGACAACCGGGCCAATGAGTTTAGATGCTGGTAAAAACTATACTTTCGTTGCATATTCTTTTAATGGCACTACCTCTCTGCCAGATGTAAGCTATAAAACAACTGTTAAAACCTTCGCAAATGCCATTTTACCAACTGTTGATAAAGACCTTATGGTATTTGTTGCGAAGAATAGAGCGATTAGTCACGGAGATACAAAGCTTGCAATCGTGTTAAAACACAGGTTCAGTATGATTACTACGAAATTGACCATGGTTGCAAAAATGACTGGTTCAATTAAGTCACTAGTAAATACAACTATTGGACCTACGCATGCAAATGCAACGTTTAACTTTACTGATGAAACTCTTACATATGGTGGAACATTAACTTCCCGACCATCTGTAGCATGGCCAAACCTTGCAGTAGGTTTACGTGAAGTAATTAGTACTCCAACATTGTTAATTGCTCCTATGGCATCAAATAAAACCTTAGTTTTTGGTTCTATTATGATTGATGATGAAACCAAAACTAACTTTACTATCAATAATATCAGAGTAAATCCAGGATGTAAATATAATTTAAACCTGAATTTCAGAACATGTACTGAACCTGTTAATTTAGCGAATGATGCAATGAATTGGTCTTATCCAGTTAATGGTTCTTACACAGGTTGTATAACTCCAAGCGGAGAAGTTAAAAATGGTACACTATTAAGTCACACTTTTAATGCACCAGCTTCAAATTATGGGTTTACCTTTGATATGACAGAATTAGATAATGCAATAAATGTTGAAGTAAACGGTACTAGAATATTCACAGACCCTGCATTGGCAATTAAAGAAAATTCGCAAATTCAATTTCAAACTTATGATAACACAGCTAATGGTGAAGGTATTATAACAAGAAATATCATGTTTGTAGGTGGTGATGAATATGGATTGGATAGAAATGGAGATAAAATTCATGATGTACCTGAAATTTGGTTGATTAAAGGAACTGCTACAAAACCAATGATCAGAATAAGTATCAGTAAAACTGGAGAAGTTGCTATGTTAGGTAGTAAAACTAGTGGTGGAGATTTAGTTCAATTGATATTGAAGAATAATATGAAGTTCAATACAGTGCCTTGGAATTCAACTTCTCCTAATGTTGTTAAAATAACTCAGAGGGTATCTAATAAAACTGTTGTTATTGGTAAAGGATACGGACAAAGAAAAATCGCTTGTCCAACAACTTAA
- a CDS encoding barstar family protein, which produces MKKEFVIDGNRIKDKSSLYEEINRQFMQEESWQLAESLDAFDDLLYGGFGAIKEKEEIKIVWLNFDSNKEAFGLDFTRNFYKEKLEQPENFDSKLVRRQLDDLERGEGQTYFEIIEEIISSHPNIELIKK; this is translated from the coding sequence ATGAAAAAAGAGTTCGTAATAGATGGAAATAGAATAAAAGATAAAAGCAGCTTATATGAAGAGATCAATAGGCAATTTATGCAAGAGGAAAGTTGGCAATTAGCTGAAAGCTTAGATGCTTTCGATGATCTCTTGTATGGCGGGTTTGGAGCAATCAAGGAAAAAGAAGAAATAAAAATTGTTTGGTTGAATTTTGATAGCAATAAAGAAGCTTTCGGATTAGATTTTACAAGAAATTTCTATAAAGAAAAACTTGAACAACCGGAAAATTTTGATTCAAAATTAGTCCGCCGTCAATTAGATGACTTAGAAAGGGGAGAAGGGCAAACGTATTTTGAGATAATTGAAGAAATTATATCTTCACATCCTAATATAGAATTGATAAAAAAATAG
- a CDS encoding GNAT family N-acetyltransferase encodes MIQIKVASVDDVLIIQKIGRETFLETFQERNTAEDMQEYLAERFSDLQVHNELKNVESIFYIAWDQEDPIGYLKLNVGQAQTEFKLEDHIEIERIYVYASHYGKQVGQMLFFKALETAKNLRVPTIWLGVWEENARAISFYKKNGFEEFDKHTFKLGSDEQIDILMKRAVV; translated from the coding sequence ATGATTCAAATTAAAGTAGCATCTGTCGATGATGTACTCATTATTCAAAAAATAGGACGAGAAACATTTCTGGAAACTTTTCAAGAACGTAATACTGCTGAGGATATGCAGGAATATTTAGCGGAAAGGTTTTCAGATCTTCAAGTTCATAATGAGCTGAAGAACGTAGAGTCCATTTTTTATATTGCCTGGGATCAGGAAGATCCTATAGGTTATCTGAAACTCAATGTTGGGCAAGCCCAGACTGAATTTAAGCTTGAAGATCATATTGAGATAGAGCGGATTTACGTCTATGCAAGTCATTATGGCAAGCAGGTAGGTCAAATGTTATTTTTCAAAGCCTTGGAAACTGCAAAGAATTTGCGCGTACCTACGATTTGGTTAGGCGTATGGGAAGAGAATGCTCGTGCGATCAGCTTTTATAAGAAAAATGGGTTTGAGGAATTTGACAAACATACATTCAAACTCGGATCCGATGAACAGATAGATATTTTGATGAAGCGAGCTGTTGTTTAA
- a CDS encoding O-acetyl-ADP-ribose deacetylase, translating into MEHKIKLELGDITKCETDVIVNAANTSLMDGGGVDGAIHRAGGKAILEECVHIRNKQGGCKTGEAVITNAGDLPADYVIHAVGPVWQDGSKNEDKLLYSAYHNSLKLASKNNLKSIAFPNISTGIYGFPKERAAEIAIHAVQDYLVEDEFIQNVTFVCFDEENYRIYSKLLP; encoded by the coding sequence ATGGAGCATAAGATAAAACTAGAGCTAGGTGATATAACAAAATGTGAAACAGATGTTATTGTTAATGCTGCCAATACTTCCTTAATGGATGGTGGTGGTGTTGATGGAGCAATTCATCGTGCAGGTGGGAAAGCAATTTTGGAAGAATGCGTTCATATCCGAAATAAACAAGGTGGTTGCAAAACTGGAGAAGCTGTGATTACCAATGCGGGAGACCTACCTGCTGATTATGTTATTCATGCTGTAGGACCTGTATGGCAGGATGGATCTAAAAATGAAGATAAGTTATTGTATTCAGCTTACCATAACAGTTTAAAGTTGGCTTCCAAAAATAACCTCAAATCTATAGCATTCCCTAATATCAGCACTGGTATTTACGGATTTCCGAAGGAAAGGGCTGCAGAAATTGCAATTCATGCTGTTCAAGACTATTTAGTTGAGGATGAATTTATCCAAAATGTAACATTTGTGTGTTTTGACGAGGAAAACTACCGTATTTACTCCAAATTGTTACCGTAA